Proteins co-encoded in one Desulfitobacterium hafniense DCB-2 genomic window:
- a CDS encoding holo-ACP synthase produces MIPGVDIVEIQRFAKACERTPKLRERLFTEREIEKLQHKAVSSWAARFAGKEAVLKALGTGLRGLSWHDIEILSNDLGEPAVFLTEKAEIVLHRRGGTQIRISLSHEKEYAVGMAILF; encoded by the coding sequence ATGATCCCAGGAGTGGATATTGTAGAAATTCAGCGCTTTGCTAAAGCTTGTGAGCGAACACCAAAGCTTCGGGAGCGTTTGTTTACCGAACGTGAAATTGAGAAGTTGCAGCATAAGGCAGTATCCAGCTGGGCGGCGCGTTTTGCAGGTAAAGAAGCGGTACTTAAAGCTTTAGGGACAGGACTAAGAGGCCTTTCCTGGCATGATATTGAGATCCTCAGCAATGATTTGGGGGAACCTGCTGTATTCCTTACGGAAAAGGCCGAGATAGTGCTGCATAGACGGGGGGGAACCCAGATCCGCATAAGCCTTTCCCACGAGAAAGAGTACGCTGTAGGAATGGCCATACTTTTTTAG
- a CDS encoding CopG family ribbon-helix-helix protein, with protein sequence MAESKRIMISLPENLLAEVDDVVTLENRNRSEFIREAINSVLHERRKRGIREQMRKGYEEMAQLNLAIARELFLAEEEVQVVYEDSNVECQR encoded by the coding sequence GTGGCAGAGAGTAAGCGGATAATGATTAGTTTGCCGGAGAATTTGCTCGCGGAAGTGGATGATGTCGTTACGCTTGAGAATAGAAATCGTAGCGAATTTATACGTGAAGCAATCAACAGTGTTCTTCATGAACGCCGGAAACGGGGAATCCGCGAACAGATGCGTAAAGGTTATGAGGAAATGGCTCAATTGAACTTAGCCATTGCCAGAGAGCTGTTCCTTGCTGAGGAAGAGGTCCAGGTGGTTTATGAAGATTCTAATGTGGAGTGTCAGAGATGA
- a CDS encoding TIGR01212 family radical SAM protein (This family includes YhcC from E. coli K-12, an uncharacterized radical SAM protein.), protein MGGNTKLSYGRQEKLNFNWQNGDKRYYTLNQHLRHFFGDKVFKVSLDAGFTCPNRDGRVGQGGCIYCSARGSGDFAGQAEKSIHEQFCEIKEVMNRKWSSARYLAYFQAYTNTYAPLKRLQEVYEQALAEEGVVGLSIATRPDCLPAEVLDYLEELNQRTYLWVELGLQSIHDRTMEWVGRGHTFEDFLQGLDKLRRRNIRVCTHMIYGLPGETLEDMFGSAQTLAKLDVQGVKLHLLHVLKGTPLADIYEQSPFPLLSQDEYIHLICDTLEILPAQTVIHRLTGDAPRKDLLAPLWSLKKWEILNAIDRELERRGTWQGKKAQNKTADTTHSI, encoded by the coding sequence ATGGGAGGCAATACCAAGTTGAGTTACGGTAGGCAAGAAAAATTAAACTTTAATTGGCAAAATGGGGATAAGCGTTATTACACTTTAAATCAACATTTGCGCCATTTTTTTGGTGACAAAGTGTTCAAGGTATCCCTTGATGCAGGATTTACTTGTCCTAATCGGGATGGCCGGGTTGGACAGGGAGGGTGTATTTATTGCAGCGCCAGAGGTTCCGGAGACTTTGCCGGTCAGGCGGAAAAATCTATTCATGAACAATTCTGTGAAATTAAGGAAGTCATGAACCGGAAATGGTCCAGTGCCAGATATCTGGCTTATTTTCAGGCTTATACCAATACCTATGCCCCACTGAAGCGCTTGCAGGAAGTCTATGAGCAAGCTTTGGCGGAGGAGGGTGTGGTGGGGCTGTCCATTGCCACCCGTCCGGATTGTTTGCCGGCTGAGGTGCTGGATTATTTGGAAGAGCTCAATCAACGAACGTATCTCTGGGTGGAGCTGGGCCTGCAAAGCATTCATGATCGGACTATGGAATGGGTGGGGAGAGGACATACTTTTGAGGATTTTCTTCAGGGTTTGGATAAGCTCCGCCGCAGAAACATACGGGTCTGTACCCATATGATTTATGGGCTGCCGGGGGAAACCCTGGAGGATATGTTCGGCTCAGCACAAACGTTAGCCAAACTCGATGTGCAGGGAGTTAAGCTGCATCTTTTGCATGTGCTGAAGGGGACACCTCTGGCTGATATCTACGAGCAGAGTCCTTTTCCCTTACTCTCTCAGGATGAGTATATCCATTTGATTTGCGATACACTGGAAATCCTGCCTGCGCAGACGGTTATTCACCGCCTGACTGGGGATGCCCCCCGCAAGGATTTGCTAGCCCCTCTTTGGAGCCTGAAAAAATGGGAAATTCTTAATGCCATTGACCGTGAACTGGAGAGAAGGGGAACCTGGCAAGGGAAAAAGGCGCAAAATAAAACGGCTGACACCACCCATTCAATTTAA
- a CDS encoding bifunctional ADP-dependent NAD(P)H-hydrate dehydratase/NAD(P)H-hydrate epimerase, translated as MRVVSAHQMRELEERAIRDFGIPSLLLMENAALAVIQEVRQMLEDRHIQLSAGRATVFVGKGNNGGDGLAVARHLLILGMDITVYSFARAEEFKGDAALNYRLYQNTGGKLFTIEGEKQRRLVRISLAQADVIIDAIYGTGFRGALPSLIDEYVEEINRAQVPVVAVDIPSGVEADTGKVYRKAIMADATVTFGLPKLGHFLGVGPEYAGRVSVDPISIPERFLDDEKLTTSILTEDVCQYLPIRSLQGHKGTHGRGVLVAGSEGMTGAALLAGKAALRSGIGLLQMVVPRGLAEGIDLALTEATVWGAESEKALNGNAWPVIYERAEKAQALAIGPGLGQEPELLLVIEEVLRNLPLPVILDADALNVLAKEPGILGWRQGRGPLILTPHPGEMARLCGCTTEEVQANRLELAISKAVEWESIIVLKGAITIIAAPDGRAFLNPTGNPGLGTGGTGDVLTGSILAWLAQGVEPLAAACLGVYLHGKAADQLTGEFGLSGYTAGEVADQLPKARRSLENNH; from the coding sequence ATGAGAGTGGTCAGTGCCCATCAAATGCGCGAACTGGAAGAACGGGCAATTCGGGATTTTGGTATCCCCAGTTTATTGCTCATGGAAAATGCAGCCTTGGCAGTGATTCAAGAAGTCCGTCAAATGCTTGAAGACCGGCATATTCAACTGTCGGCGGGAAGAGCTACGGTCTTTGTGGGTAAAGGCAATAATGGCGGGGATGGCTTAGCTGTTGCCCGGCACCTCTTGATCTTAGGAATGGATATAACCGTCTATTCTTTCGCCAGGGCTGAAGAATTCAAAGGTGATGCAGCCCTCAATTATCGGCTGTACCAAAATACCGGGGGTAAGCTCTTCACTATCGAGGGAGAAAAACAGCGCAGACTGGTGAGAATCTCGCTTGCTCAGGCTGATGTGATTATAGATGCTATCTATGGGACGGGCTTTCGCGGCGCCCTGCCCAGCTTAATTGATGAATATGTGGAAGAAATCAATCGGGCTCAGGTGCCTGTTGTTGCCGTAGATATTCCCAGTGGTGTGGAGGCAGATACGGGAAAAGTTTACCGCAAGGCCATCATGGCTGATGCCACGGTTACCTTTGGTCTGCCCAAGCTCGGTCATTTTTTAGGGGTAGGACCCGAATATGCGGGTCGGGTCAGCGTAGACCCTATTTCCATTCCGGAACGCTTCCTGGATGATGAAAAGCTGACTACATCTATATTGACTGAGGATGTGTGCCAATATTTACCCATCCGCAGTCTGCAGGGACATAAAGGGACCCATGGTCGGGGGGTTTTGGTGGCAGGTTCGGAAGGAATGACCGGCGCCGCTTTGTTGGCTGGTAAAGCCGCCCTGCGCTCGGGGATAGGTTTATTGCAGATGGTTGTTCCCCGTGGACTTGCGGAAGGAATCGATCTTGCTTTGACAGAAGCTACGGTTTGGGGTGCGGAAAGTGAAAAGGCCCTCAATGGCAATGCCTGGCCTGTTATCTACGAACGGGCGGAGAAGGCCCAAGCCTTAGCCATAGGCCCGGGATTAGGGCAAGAGCCTGAGTTGCTGCTGGTTATAGAGGAAGTTCTACGCAATCTTCCTCTTCCGGTAATCCTTGATGCCGATGCTTTGAATGTTTTGGCCAAGGAACCAGGAATTCTGGGTTGGCGCCAGGGCCGGGGGCCTTTAATCCTTACCCCTCATCCCGGCGAAATGGCTCGCTTGTGCGGGTGTACGACGGAAGAAGTGCAGGCCAATCGGCTTGAACTGGCCATAAGTAAGGCTGTAGAATGGGAAAGTATCATTGTTCTTAAAGGAGCGATTACTATTATTGCTGCCCCGGATGGGCGGGCATTCCTTAACCCTACCGGTAATCCAGGATTAGGGACCGGAGGGACGGGAGATGTGCTTACAGGGAGTATTCTGGCTTGGTTAGCCCAAGGGGTGGAACCTTTAGCTGCAGCCTGTCTGGGGGTATATCTCCATGGCAAGGCAGCGGATCAATTGACCGGTGAATTCGGCTTAAGCGGATACACAGCCGGTGAGGTGGCGGATCAGCTGCCCAAGGCACGGAGAAGTCTGGAGAATAATCATTAA
- the eam gene encoding glutamate 2,3-aminomutase codes for MAIEFLPPNPRQASQARALELKQKVQSYNKRKETIPCGLALSEEFNENRDFILDQLDADLEHWQDWKWQLKNRIQDAENLSTLLPLTPKQRHEINEVGKAYRWAVSPYYLSLIDKDDPQDPIRLQSLPSVEEILDDSGEADPMGEEYTSPAPCITRRYPDRLIINVTNLCAMYCRHCQRRRNIGEIDLHETRANLEAALDYIRSNPEIRDVLVTGGDALLLSDQMLDWLLGELHEIKHVEIKRIGTRVPVTLPMRITDELCAILEKYPPLYINTQFNHPQEVTEETKKAADRLIKAGVILGNQAVLLKGINDQPEIMKRLNQELLKIRVRPYYIFHAKNVKGTSHFIPRIQDGLRIMENLRGYTSGLAIPTYIINAPGGGGKTPILPQYLISLNDEEAVIRTWEGKVVHYPNH; via the coding sequence ATGGCAATAGAATTTCTACCCCCTAACCCAAGACAGGCTTCACAAGCAAGAGCTTTGGAATTAAAACAAAAAGTTCAATCCTACAACAAACGCAAAGAAACGATTCCCTGCGGCCTTGCCTTAAGCGAAGAATTTAATGAAAACCGAGACTTTATACTGGATCAGTTAGATGCTGACCTGGAGCATTGGCAGGATTGGAAGTGGCAGCTTAAAAACCGTATTCAGGATGCTGAAAACTTGAGCACCCTGCTTCCCCTGACCCCCAAGCAAAGACATGAAATCAACGAGGTGGGCAAGGCTTACCGTTGGGCTGTTTCACCCTATTATTTAAGCCTGATCGATAAAGATGATCCTCAGGATCCCATCCGTCTGCAAAGTCTCCCCTCTGTGGAAGAGATCCTCGACGATTCCGGAGAAGCAGATCCCATGGGAGAAGAGTATACATCCCCTGCGCCTTGCATCACACGTCGTTACCCGGATCGCCTCATTATTAATGTAACCAATTTGTGTGCTATGTATTGCAGGCACTGCCAACGCCGACGGAATATCGGGGAAATTGACCTCCATGAAACCCGTGCTAACCTGGAGGCCGCCCTGGATTATATACGCTCCAATCCAGAGATTCGGGATGTGCTAGTCACCGGTGGCGATGCTCTCCTTCTCAGCGATCAAATGCTGGACTGGTTATTGGGAGAATTGCATGAAATTAAGCATGTGGAGATCAAACGTATCGGCACCCGGGTTCCCGTCACTCTGCCCATGCGCATTACCGATGAGCTCTGCGCTATTCTTGAAAAATATCCACCCCTTTATATCAATACTCAATTCAATCATCCCCAAGAGGTGACCGAGGAGACCAAGAAAGCTGCTGATCGCTTAATCAAAGCGGGAGTCATCTTAGGCAACCAAGCAGTTCTTCTTAAAGGAATCAATGACCAACCAGAGATTATGAAACGCCTTAACCAAGAACTTCTTAAAATTCGCGTTCGCCCCTACTATATTTTCCATGCCAAAAATGTTAAAGGCACGAGCCACTTTATTCCCCGCATTCAGGACGGGTTAAGGATTATGGAAAACTTGCGCGGCTACACCTCTGGTTTGGCCATTCCGACCTATATTATTAATGCCCCGGGAGGCGGTGGCAAAACCCCCATCTTACCACAGTACCTTATTTCCCTAAACGATGAAGAAGCAGTCATCAGAACCTGGGAAGGTAAGGTTGTGCATTATCCTAATCATTAA
- a CDS encoding type 1 glutamine amidotransferase — protein sequence MKIKLGHLYPDLLDLYGDRGNILVLAARTRWRGLDFEVQNVSLGEQIDFHALDILFLGGGSDREQNILVADLMGRVEELKAAIEDGLVVLSICGGYQLLGQYYQTAEGQRIPGLGILDLWTVAGANRLIGNVVVNLELEELAEVNSGSLSTLVGFENHSGRTYLGPGLEPLGKVIHGHGNNGEDQGEGMRYKNVFGTYLHGPLLPKNPHFADVLLKLAMERRGEAGNLTLLDDQLERLAHESVVERILAKQKKI from the coding sequence TTGAAAATCAAACTCGGCCATCTCTATCCGGATTTGTTGGATCTCTATGGGGATCGAGGAAATATTCTGGTCTTGGCAGCACGAACCCGTTGGCGTGGGTTAGATTTTGAGGTGCAAAATGTTTCTTTAGGGGAGCAGATTGATTTTCATGCTTTGGATATCTTGTTTCTCGGGGGAGGATCGGATCGGGAACAAAACATACTCGTGGCTGACCTGATGGGACGGGTTGAGGAATTAAAGGCAGCCATTGAAGATGGACTGGTGGTATTATCCATCTGCGGTGGTTATCAGCTTCTGGGTCAATACTATCAGACCGCTGAGGGGCAGAGGATTCCCGGTTTGGGGATTCTGGATCTCTGGACCGTGGCCGGTGCCAACCGCTTGATCGGCAATGTGGTGGTGAATTTAGAGCTTGAAGAGCTGGCAGAGGTGAATTCCGGTTCCCTGTCTACTTTGGTGGGATTCGAAAATCATTCGGGGAGAACTTATCTTGGCCCTGGACTAGAACCCCTGGGCAAGGTCATCCATGGTCATGGGAATAATGGCGAGGATCAAGGAGAGGGCATGCGCTATAAAAATGTCTTTGGAACCTATCTGCATGGCCCCCTGCTGCCTAAGAATCCTCATTTTGCTGATGTGTTGCTGAAATTAGCCATGGAAAGAAGAGGAGAAGCCGGGAACTTAACTCTTTTAGATGATCAATTGGAAAGACTTGCCCATGAAAGCGTAGTGGAACGAATTCTTGCCAAGCAGAAGAAAATTTAG
- a CDS encoding 2-hydroxyacid dehydrogenase family protein — protein MKQNVDSNRKKVFITGRIPSLAYEILSKEFDVTMHDDLRLLSKEEIIAGLKGKDALLCLLSDAIDKDIIEANPQLKVIANYGAGYNNIDIAAAGEANIPVTNTPDVSTDATADLTFGLILAIARRIVEGDKETRAGRFKGWAPLYHLGVDVTGKTLGIIGMGNIGKAIARRAKGFDMKIVYTSRTRLSEQQEKELGFTYMSLEGVLKTADFVSLSLSYSPATHHMIGERELETMKPSAYLINTARGPLVDEKALLKALENKSIAGAALDVYEFEPQITAGLEKLDQVILTPHIGNATVETRDAMAEIAAGNIAAVLRGEAPLTCVNQNYLKKRNMAAK, from the coding sequence ATGAAACAAAATGTAGATTCAAACAGAAAAAAGGTGTTTATTACAGGAAGGATTCCTTCACTTGCTTATGAGATTCTCTCTAAAGAATTTGATGTAACTATGCATGATGATTTGCGGTTATTGAGCAAGGAGGAAATCATTGCCGGTCTGAAAGGCAAGGATGCTCTGCTCTGCCTTTTGTCCGATGCGATTGATAAAGATATTATCGAAGCCAACCCCCAGCTGAAAGTGATCGCCAATTATGGTGCCGGTTATAACAATATTGATATTGCTGCAGCTGGGGAAGCCAATATCCCAGTAACCAACACTCCGGATGTTTCCACGGATGCCACGGCGGATTTGACCTTCGGCCTTATTCTGGCCATCGCCCGCCGCATTGTTGAAGGGGATAAAGAGACCCGTGCCGGACGCTTTAAAGGTTGGGCTCCTTTGTACCATCTGGGAGTGGATGTTACAGGCAAGACCCTCGGGATTATCGGCATGGGGAATATTGGGAAGGCTATTGCCCGGCGGGCGAAAGGTTTTGATATGAAAATCGTCTATACCAGCCGAACACGCCTCTCAGAACAGCAGGAGAAAGAACTTGGGTTCACCTATATGTCTTTGGAAGGTGTGTTGAAAACTGCGGATTTTGTGAGCTTGAGCTTAAGCTATAGTCCTGCCACTCATCATATGATCGGGGAAAGGGAGCTGGAAACCATGAAACCTTCGGCATATCTGATCAATACCGCTCGGGGGCCTTTGGTCGATGAGAAAGCTTTGTTGAAGGCTCTGGAAAATAAAAGCATTGCCGGAGCAGCTCTGGATGTGTATGAGTTTGAACCTCAGATCACGGCAGGGCTGGAAAAGCTGGATCAGGTCATCCTTACTCCTCATATCGGCAATGCTACTGTTGAGACCAGGGATGCCATGGCCGAGATTGCCGCTGGAAATATTGCCGCTGTGCTGAGAGGGGAAGCTCCCTTGACTTGTGTCAATCAAAATTATCTGAAGAAGAGGAACATGGCTGCTAAGTAA
- a CDS encoding TrkA C-terminal domain-containing protein, with the protein MEYNARYQEIAIDIAHSIVMGEYREGEKIHGRSTLAGRYNVSPETIRRSIAILQTMGVVMVSQGVGITVVSKSMAEKFMRGFDQKAEIQVYFDELKKLMEQRRELDQKIDAHLTKIVNYTDRLASRWMDVAEIEVAKGSSAKGKTLSDLKLREKTGLTVVAVVRGGIEQFSPGAEFILDDGDILLAVGSEQGKEKLQEILR; encoded by the coding sequence ATGGAATATAATGCACGTTATCAGGAAATTGCGATAGATATTGCTCATTCTATCGTTATGGGAGAATACCGGGAAGGGGAAAAAATTCATGGACGCTCTACTTTAGCGGGTCGTTATAATGTATCTCCGGAGACCATCCGGCGTTCCATTGCTATCCTCCAAACGATGGGTGTAGTCATGGTAAGCCAAGGGGTGGGGATTACGGTAGTCTCCAAAAGCATGGCCGAAAAATTTATGAGGGGTTTTGACCAGAAAGCAGAAATTCAGGTCTATTTTGATGAGCTGAAAAAGCTGATGGAACAAAGACGTGAGCTCGATCAGAAGATCGATGCCCATCTCACGAAAATCGTGAACTATACGGATCGTTTGGCCAGCCGTTGGATGGATGTGGCCGAAATTGAAGTTGCCAAAGGCTCCAGCGCCAAGGGAAAAACCTTAAGCGATTTAAAATTAAGGGAGAAAACAGGTTTAACGGTGGTGGCTGTGGTCAGAGGGGGAATCGAGCAATTTTCTCCGGGAGCGGAGTTTATCCTGGACGACGGAGATATCCTACTGGCGGTAGGCTCTGAACAAGGGAAAGAAAAACTTCAGGAAATCCTTCGCTAG
- a CDS encoding histidine kinase, whose product MIFESIVILGVELMLVLVTGQMNLLILFLIGNTFFLLYHLNLEYKKTARQATERNAELSFKIANQTLPYLRRGLNEQNAEYIAKIIQEIGQVAAVSITDCEKQLAYLGVGCDQHHPGDKILTRATRDVIQSGVYKIVRTQKELNCPRQNTCDCPLAAAVIVPLKCQGEVVGTMKLYETKVGQLSSDLIRLAIGMADLLGIQIELAELDHQAKLAAEAQLNALQAQINPHFFFNVLNTIIATSRTSPNRSRRLLIHLAEFFRKALKSHGSLITLREEMSFVKTYLILEKARFGRKLHFKSEIPEELMDALVPRLSVQPLVENAVKHGITEKIGNGVVSVKVEQKGQELYITVADDGVGIQPERLQEVLKPGVGSGNGVGMANVHERLIGHYGKEYGLQIKSQPNISTTVTMHLPLTTMEDEDMLEKL is encoded by the coding sequence ATGATCTTTGAAAGCATAGTCATACTCGGTGTGGAATTAATGCTGGTCTTAGTAACAGGCCAGATGAATCTGTTAATTTTATTTTTAATAGGCAATACATTTTTTCTTTTATATCACTTAAATCTGGAATATAAAAAAACTGCCCGGCAGGCTACAGAGCGAAACGCGGAGCTTAGCTTCAAAATAGCCAACCAGACTCTTCCTTACCTGCGCCGGGGGCTTAATGAACAAAACGCAGAGTACATCGCTAAAATCATTCAAGAGATTGGCCAAGTGGCGGCTGTTTCAATCACAGATTGTGAAAAGCAGCTGGCCTACTTGGGCGTGGGCTGCGATCAGCATCATCCGGGAGATAAAATTCTTACCCGGGCGACACGGGATGTGATCCAATCCGGAGTTTATAAGATAGTACGAACTCAAAAAGAATTGAATTGTCCCAGACAGAACACCTGTGATTGTCCTCTGGCGGCGGCTGTTATCGTACCTCTGAAGTGTCAGGGTGAAGTAGTGGGAACCATGAAATTGTATGAAACCAAGGTTGGACAGCTCTCATCGGATCTGATTCGCTTAGCTATTGGGATGGCTGATCTACTGGGGATTCAAATTGAACTAGCAGAACTTGATCACCAGGCGAAACTGGCTGCGGAAGCACAACTGAATGCCTTGCAAGCTCAAATCAATCCCCATTTCTTTTTCAATGTTCTCAATACTATTATTGCCACCAGCCGCACCAGCCCCAATCGTTCACGACGATTGTTGATTCATCTTGCGGAATTTTTCCGCAAGGCGCTCAAATCCCATGGAAGTTTGATTACTTTGCGGGAGGAAATGAGCTTTGTTAAGACTTACTTAATTCTCGAAAAAGCTCGCTTTGGGCGTAAGCTTCATTTTAAAAGTGAGATTCCCGAAGAGCTCATGGATGCCTTGGTTCCGCGCTTAAGCGTTCAGCCCCTCGTGGAAAACGCCGTCAAGCATGGGATTACGGAGAAAATCGGCAATGGGGTCGTCTCTGTGAAAGTGGAGCAAAAAGGCCAGGAGCTGTATATTACTGTGGCTGATGATGGAGTCGGCATACAGCCGGAACGTCTCCAGGAAGTGTTAAAACCCGGTGTTGGTTCAGGTAATGGAGTGGGTATGGCTAATGTTCATGAACGCTTAATTGGCCACTATGGTAAAGAGTATGGTTTACAGATCAAGAGTCAACCCAATATCAGCACGACTGTAACCATGCATTTGCCCTTAACCACTATGGAAGATGAGGATATGTTGGAAAAGTTGTAG
- a CDS encoding type II toxin-antitoxin system PemK/MazF family toxin: MIIKRGEIYYAELNPVVGSEQGGTRPVLVIQNDIGNQFSPTTIIAAITSQIAKAKLPTHVEVRAKRSGLERDSVILTEQIRTIDKSRLKEKVAVLDEEVMLRVDQAIEISLGLTDI; encoded by the coding sequence ATGATTATAAAACGCGGGGAAATCTACTATGCTGAACTCAACCCCGTCGTCGGATCCGAGCAAGGCGGTACCCGCCCTGTGTTGGTGATCCAAAATGATATCGGAAATCAGTTTAGTCCGACGACTATTATAGCTGCGATTACATCTCAGATTGCTAAAGCAAAGCTGCCGACTCATGTGGAGGTGCGGGCCAAGCGCAGTGGTTTGGAACGGGATTCGGTCATTTTGACGGAACAGATCCGAACGATTGACAAAAGCCGCCTCAAGGAGAAGGTCGCCGTTCTTGATGAAGAAGTGATGCTGAGGGTGGATCAAGCGATTGAAATCAGTTTAGGACTGACTGATATTTAA
- the alr gene encoding alanine racemase, with product MENRRPVWTEINLQALQRNYDRIQALTESEIMPIVKADAYGHGALQAVEAFYERGARRFGVALLNEALELRRAYPDIKVMLIGSLPEESIETVVKEDIICGVYQLDQAVILAKEAERQGKKAVIHLKVDTGMGRIGFREEDWEELFGCTKLPGLYIEGIYTHFATADHSDLRFAREQLRKFLVMCDKIKAQGIHIPIRHAANSGALLQLPEAHLDMVRPGIILYGLPPSQHVGNDLGLEPVLSWKAKISHIKVVPQGETISYGRTFRTAYPTRVATIPLGYADGLRRNLSNKGEVLIKGRRTTMIGRVCMDQTMLDVTKIPEVQVGDVVTLLGMDGYERIDATEMAGWLDTINYEIVCGISKRVPRVYIK from the coding sequence ATGGAAAATAGACGACCGGTTTGGACAGAGATCAACTTACAAGCGCTGCAGAGGAATTATGACCGGATTCAGGCCTTGACTGAAAGTGAAATCATGCCCATAGTCAAAGCTGATGCATACGGACATGGAGCCTTACAAGCAGTAGAAGCATTTTATGAAAGAGGTGCCCGTCGTTTCGGAGTTGCCTTATTGAATGAAGCTTTGGAGCTTAGAAGAGCGTATCCGGATATCAAAGTCATGCTCATCGGTTCTTTACCCGAAGAATCCATAGAGACAGTTGTTAAAGAAGATATTATTTGCGGGGTGTATCAGTTAGATCAAGCAGTAATTTTAGCGAAAGAAGCAGAGAGACAGGGCAAGAAGGCAGTAATTCATCTTAAAGTGGATACAGGAATGGGGCGCATTGGCTTCAGAGAAGAGGATTGGGAAGAACTTTTCGGCTGTACCAAGCTGCCTGGTCTTTACATAGAGGGAATTTATACTCATTTTGCCACGGCGGATCATAGTGATCTGAGGTTTGCCCGGGAGCAACTGAGGAAATTTTTAGTGATGTGTGATAAAATCAAAGCCCAGGGAATTCATATCCCTATCCGGCATGCGGCCAACAGCGGAGCTCTGCTGCAGCTGCCGGAGGCTCATCTGGACATGGTGCGGCCGGGGATTATTCTCTATGGACTTCCTCCCTCCCAGCATGTGGGCAATGATTTAGGTTTGGAGCCCGTACTTTCCTGGAAAGCCAAGATCAGCCATATCAAGGTGGTCCCCCAAGGGGAAACCATCAGCTATGGCAGAACCTTCAGAACCGCCTATCCCACCCGGGTGGCGACGATTCCCCTCGGTTATGCCGATGGTCTGCGCCGGAATCTATCCAATAAGGGTGAAGTTTTAATTAAAGGCAGAAGAACCACCATGATTGGGAGAGTCTGTATGGATCAGACCATGCTGGATGTCACGAAAATACCGGAGGTGCAGGTAGGGGATGTGGTTACCCTACTCGGCATGGATGGTTATGAACGGATCGATGCCACGGAAATGGCCGGTTGGTTGGATACGATAAATTATGAGATTGTCTGTGGAATATCGAAGCGGGTTCCACGGGTGTATATTAAATAA
- a CDS encoding gamma carbonic anhydrase family protein, protein MLYSYLDKRPTLGKDVFIADGAKIIGDVHIDEGASIWYNSVIRGDIASIYIGKGTNIQDLSVIHVNTNVPVIIEDDVSIGHSVTLHGCTIKKGTMVGMGSTILNGAIIEEGSMVAAGSLITENKQFPPHVLIMGSPAKVVRALTSDEVNALKETAERYSQKAREHRENSPLPIAKC, encoded by the coding sequence GTGCTCTATTCTTATCTGGATAAACGGCCCACCCTGGGGAAGGATGTCTTCATCGCCGATGGAGCAAAGATAATCGGCGATGTCCATATCGATGAGGGTGCCAGCATTTGGTACAATTCCGTAATTCGCGGTGATATAGCTTCTATTTATATTGGTAAAGGAACAAATATTCAGGATCTCTCCGTAATCCACGTTAATACTAATGTGCCCGTGATCATTGAAGATGATGTTTCCATAGGCCACTCCGTAACTCTGCATGGGTGTACCATTAAGAAAGGAACCATGGTCGGCATGGGTTCCACGATTCTTAACGGAGCCATTATTGAGGAGGGCTCTATGGTGGCTGCAGGCTCCCTCATCACAGAGAACAAACAGTTTCCCCCTCATGTTCTGATTATGGGATCACCGGCTAAAGTGGTAAGAGCGCTCACCTCTGATGAAGTAAACGCCCTTAAAGAAACTGCCGAACGTTACTCCCAAAAAGCGCGGGAACATCGGGAAAACAGCCCTCTTCCTATAGCAAAATGCTAA